From the genome of Prunus persica cultivar Lovell chromosome G8, Prunus_persica_NCBIv2, whole genome shotgun sequence:
ACTAACTTGTTTAACGCTTGAGCACTATTCTAGTATATGCATGTGTACAAAATTATAGATATCAATGAGTATATCAATAGGTATACCAATGTACCTACGTACATAATGTGCCTGCAATTTCGTATTTACAGATATTTTCAAACCTAATTAAAAAGACTATAATCAAAGTTTAAGCTAAAACCCAACTTTCATAACAGAAAATCATCTTATTTAAGGACGAAAGTCTAATTTTTCTAATGAAATTGAGtataaagaaaacaactttTGAAAAACTTCACTAATTGGGCCTAAGTGGTATGCATTCTCAGTTATTTTAGTTCCATCTTTGGGCCGTCTTAGTCGTTCGGCCCTTTCTTGGTGCATCAAACGAACATCTGTTCGAACCACTGAGTGCAATTTTCTGTCCTCTGCTTCTGCAAGCTGCAAACTGAGTtgcaattttctctctctttaaaaaaaaaatgataattacAGTAATAAAAATGTGGACTATTTCTCTCTTCTGAAGTGGAATTagcacttttttattttcgaaatgtaacattttcttttgggaAAGGGTTAAACTCGACAAACAAAGATTAAGTAGATACTAATCTAGGTCAAGCAACTCTACAACCATCATAGAAAAGTTAAATGATTCACACCATGAATGTTAAAGAACGTAAAATGTCACACCGAAAAATTGATATATAAGTGAGCGGCTCCATTAGAGCATTTTCATCTTAGCAGTCTAGTCCAAgtaaaaaaatcgaaaaatatcaaagtaactttttttttttttaaatttctgaaaaatttatgatatatttttttatacatacctagcaatttttatttattaatattatacatataaatcaaattaatctcatatgaatagtaattgtccttaggttgtcatggcaatgggtggcaATCACTATTCACGTATATAGTATCTGCCCTTACTTGCCCTTGCCTTTTGTCATGGCAATGGCACCATGCCACCGTGGGTGAAAGTGCTCTTACGAATAATACCAATGCATTTTGTAATAAAACTCACACATATTGGACTATACAAATGATTTAGTTAGAAACAATATCGTTGTTGTTCAATCAACTAATAGTGAGTCATCCGTCGGTGTTTGTCATACCTTAACATTCAAGTGTAATCAGCATTTATTTGGGTTGAACCATATTACCATGAAGCTTTAAAGTAGACAGATCCcctttgaccaaaaaataaaaagtacacAGAGCGCTTCAGCATGAAGGAGTCGTGGGGTACATAGAAATTTGAACTACAAAATTTAATAGGTTAGGCTAGGATTAAATTGCATCTAACGTTCGAGAGTTTGATggaaatgcatttaatgatgagGTTTCAGTTATGATGGGTCAAATTCAAGTGGGTTTGATGAATAAATGCATGAACTAGTTTGCACAAAATGCATCTAGCTGTTAAAGTTGtgaatgaaatttgaaaaaagaacaacaaataatataaaatgtgTAGCACTGttagtttaaaaataaaaaatacaagcgatagtaaACTATAAGAGGATGAGGTTTTTAACACACAAAAACTACTAAGGTGTCATAAGAGTTCGATCATGAAACTACTAGTCTACAAGTCAATGTCATTTTTCACTCGACgcatatttataaataaatgaataaggTAGATTTGTGGATTTGTGAGTGGTTTtcttcaaagaaaaacaaaagcaacaaaCAACTTGGAAGTAATCAGATTCCCCCAAAATCAAATTGGATCAACTGGCTAATGATTAGTAGACCAGTAATGAGACATTAGCTCATCAACTTGATGGCCTGCCTAATCAATGCcttctatataaatacattcaATTAGAATGTTGTCTTTTGTAGTGGTATCTTCTTAAACCCCAATTATACAAACATGGCTGACTAATCACACAATTAACAAATGAGAATGATAATGAAGAAAAAGGAGTAAAAGAAAGGGACTGggaataattttttcatttctggAACACTGCAAAAACCGCTTTCTTCAGGACACGAAGATACAGGGATCTAGAGAGAGGGCCCTCGGCATATTCATAGAGCTCCCTTTTGATCTGTATTTTGTGGTGGTGATTCTTGCGACGCACGTAACCCAGGTTGGAGATATAGATTCTCCATGATAATTATTGGTTCAATCCAACTGAACAAGTTTCCcgacttttgtttttccatcaGGTCACAGATTGGAATTGCAAGttccaaacccaaaaaaaatattaaaaaatattaaaaacaaaagagcaaAAGGCAAATACCACCAAATGCATGAAAGTCCAAAATTTTTAGAGACTTGAGTTGAAAAGCCTATAATAAGCCACACCCTCTCCTCCATCTGTTTCATATTTGCCTGTTCCCTAGGCTAGGCCAAGGCTAGGCTAGGCCAGGCTATATAGATTTCTTATTATTTGCTGCAATAAAATTCATTATCCTGGGCAGCTTGTCTGCCTCTGCATCTGCATCTGCAAGTTTGAAACTTTAAGACTGCAATTTCAACATGCTGATGCCACTGCTTAATGTTTGACCTCAGAACACTGACAAATGTACACCCACTGACTTGTcttaaatcaaaaccaaaaacccaaaaacatatttaaattcattttaCTTTGCTTTTGATTTAACCTTGGTGACTTCGGTTGGAGCACCAAAGTTGAAAGGCACAGAGCACCAAGTTCACCCCTGGTACGCGTGTGGGgttgaaaaaacacaaagcaaaGCCAAAGTGCCCAAAGCCTATTGGCATGGGATTAAACAAATCAacccaattgaaaaaaaaaaggtgaaaaccaaaaacagaagCAAAGACCCTTTATCAGGCTTTGGAATATGCATCAGATGAGAGCAGAGACAGACTAGGCAAggcaaagcaaagcaagccCTGAGAAAAGTTAAAGAGGGcagaatttaaaaagaaatcaaaacagGGTAAAAGCTTACCATCCATTCCTCTCATACATtacctctctgtctctctgtctgcTCCTGTGAAACTTCGTTATCTATCCATTCTCTCTATTGGGTTCActttactttccttttttttaccAGTGCCCTATACTACTTGTGTATTTTGCTCTGCCTTTGGATCCCCATACCCCTACTTTattgccctctctctctctctctctctctctcttcccatcTTTCCTTTTAAATAGGTTATCATAAACCCACGCTTACATTCACAGCcaagaaaaggaagagaagagaaagaggcaGAGAAAGACAACGCATTTTGAAAACCCTTTGAGGCTCTGAGGTAAAAAATCTTCTGTTTCTTCAACGTTGCGAACTTTAAGCTCAAATGGATCAAGTAAGCCCTGTTTTCCCATTACACTACTTGCAAATTTCATTACCCTTCTGGGGtttgatcttcttcttgtttattATCATCTCATTTGACCTTGTGGGTTTCTGTAAATTTCAGGACTTTAGGATGATGAGAAGCCAAGTGCCAGCCTTTGGGAGCTGGGATTGGAACCAAGACCTCCCATTTACTCAGTGCTTTGAGTCAGCTACGCAAGCTGGGCTTCTGCGCTACACCAGTTACTCTGATGAGGATCGTGATTTATATGTTGCTGGTGATTTGTATGAGAACGACGTCGTCACACCTGCCATGATTGTTGTTCCTCGCAGAAGGGTAAACTTCAAATCcatcccttttttatttatccacCACTTGTTTTTCCAAGTCCAAATTTTGCTTCAAAAATGCCACATTGATTATAAAATCTTATGTTGTTGGTGACAAATTGCAGAACAAAAGTCGTCAGTCAAATGTGAAAGAAGCAAAAGAGCAAAGTTGGGTGGTGAGTGATGCGAAGGAGCCACCAAGCCCTCCTCCCAGACACAGGCCTACCCCAAAGCCTGTGGATGAAGACTTGTACAAAATCTCACCAGAGACTCTCTATGCTAAAACCAGAAAGGTAAAGCTCTAAATTTATAATAAGTCTCTTCCcttttgagaaaatttcatGTGCCTCTGAATCAAATTGCCTATCAGCCCACTTTTGTTCCAACCTCTTTTTGACCTTCACTTACAAtaaatctttcttttctcttcaacTTTTTGGTTGCAGAAGAGAGGGTTTGGCTTCTTTTCAAGCTGCTTGCTGCCAACATGTGTTGCGTGAAGCAATGAACAAGTTTACATCAGacttgttagtgaatatatgagagcgaaaaaaaaagtaaagtcGTCGGTTTATGTAAAAGTGTTTGTAACTTAATATTATGAACATATATATGGATTGTCTGAGAATTCCTCTCTCATGTGATGTGAGTATCAGGAGAGGGTGGGTTCATATTTAGTTAACTACTGAGGGATTATTTTGTCTTTCTCCTCGGCAGTGGATTTGGGAGTtttaactttgtttttttcgattatttaatataaatatcTCTTTAGAAAATACATCTCTCTACTATGTAGGAGCTCTTACCTTAGCATTGTGACATATGTGTTTTTTTAGTGTGTTTTTGATGaagtatttttatatatgtgtcAAATTGTGATGTATAAAAAAGATAGGTATCTCCTTATCGGG
Proteins encoded in this window:
- the LOC18767159 gene encoding uncharacterized protein LOC18767159, with protein sequence MDQDFRMMRSQVPAFGSWDWNQDLPFTQCFESATQAGLLRYTSYSDEDRDLYVAGDLYENDVVTPAMIVVPRRRNKSRQSNVKEAKEQSWVVSDAKEPPSPPPRHRPTPKPVDEDLYKISPETLYAKTRKKRGFGFFSSCLLPTCVA